The Nicotiana tomentosiformis chromosome 9, ASM39032v3, whole genome shotgun sequence genome contains the following window.
AACcgtctcctttaagcaactactcttcttttgttttcttacacttggccttttcagaacctaaccaccgcaaggcaccttccatatgtccttcctcatccttcgctgcccagttgttgccctacctcaaaatccgtctctgtagcacttgaaccaatagctcgttaccagctttaaaccattctgacgatcatccttctcgagacatcaatattAGGAATgttgcttcgatcctgaatcactgaaCACCTCGATCTCTAatgactgcttcccctataccaattcctaacaccccatcATGAAGGCTAGttaaagaaaaccataacaccggcgaaccttaacacatttaacaaggcgatgacaccgcatcaaaattgagaactctaccacactcgaaaatgtcaagcttcgttactccatcaaccccaaacctgaacattaatagtccgattgccttttctccgctggaattaaaacatggaacctctgaatcatgtactgagaaaaccttctttcaagtcatttactgccctgacacatatacatgcattttaccatttcataaacactgtgcgataacaatgcatgaatcgtcataacaatcaatgccaaatctcaaaaccttaggtagtactgatacttaatttgaaatgacagagcggccttttGCAAGGTGATGACAATAgtccaattaattacacagggagaagcaaCTTGTACTACATctatagtaccattaaaaatttcctcgatcacatatttataacaagcgcttcacgtcatataagattgaataggaaggaaatgtaggcataagtctcaaaggaatcgaatcacaCGATGAGCaatcaaaaaggtaagtattcctaatagccctatagcctctcgaagttaagcacagacgtctccataccgatccgcaagactctactagacttgctcatgactcgtgagacctacgtgaacctagtgctctaataccatgttgtcacgacccaaaatccgacaaggccgtgatggcgccggacaccactgtcaggcaagccaaccataatcaattaacttaattacccattttagtatttttgaaatacaaatttcttcaatgaaatagtaaagataaaactcatagagtaaatgataaatatttttagaaactaaatctctaaacaattcacaaccattaccaaaactcggtgtcacaaatgcatgagcatttactagggaaataaaataaaatacagcatctgtccagaatacaaatcaAATAGGAAACTAttataactctgaaggagactctgttagctgcggattggaatatagaatgcagctcacctatgtccccacaattattaaccgcacctctgtgcccacaaggccgctattcatatatgtacctgcataattaaatgtgcagcaagtgtagtatgagtacaaaaaacaacgtgtacccagtaaatatcaagcctaatctcgaagtggaagagacgagatagccgactttcatactcactatgggtcaataataataatttaaataaaactagaatatctattTAACCAGCATGATTCACAggatttacaataatttatttaaccatcagaaataatcaaattccatcAAATGCAACaatctcaatatattaattaaatttcttaaattcaaataatttccaatttatcaattaatctcatttacagaaataacaattaattccttaacaagaagGAACAATAATTCATTAAActccaaggattctccaatttatcaattagcttcgcaagctgaaataaactattaaggtatcgtgtaattattattattaagcacgatgtttgccgaggtcgttcggcctgatccagagtgtcgtgcaCACTGTCGAGgaacgtgcgacacgatccatagatgcatctatcctgccgaggcgttcggcccgctccacaagaaaggaggacattttcttatgtacctccggaatgagagtatatttgttataagataaattcaggaggaagaacaatttctcttaacaattaattaatttaaacaaataaaaatcaagtatatgagatttccatcctttaatatttttatctaacaattcacaatatatatatatatatatatatatatatatatatatatatatatatatatcaaataatattatttaaacaaagaatacaatttacacaagtaattcatgctttaagtcctaaactacctagactttagcattaatagtagctacgcacagactctcgtcacctcgtgcgtacgtagcccccacaattagcaataattatttaattttaatcacctatgaggtaatttcctcctcacaagattagacaatagacttacctcgtcttgatccaatttaatccactagtagactCTTTCCTacattatccaactctgtctggctcgaatctagccaaaacaaatttgatacaatcattaaaatttataggaatcaattctatcagaaaatactacattttcaataaaatcccgaaattaattaaaatttcgtctgtggggtccacgtctcgaaatccggcgaaagttacgaaatccgacaactcattcaattacgagtccaaccatactagtttcacccaaacccgactccgaatcgataccgaaatctcaaatattcgtttctatgagatttctaaaaatttccaacatttcaatctcaaaacactaattaaatgatgagaacaatgatatatttgtgtttatagaccaaatccaagttagaatcacttaccccaatgtctttccttgataATCTATCGCaattcgcctctgctcaagctctaatttgttaaaaatggcgaatgagacgaatgccttctttttataaaactgccctgACAGCATTCGAAATaggcctcgaactgggcctcgatcgtggcttagatcatggccctcgagcctaggcctcaatcgtggcttcgatcgCAGGCTCGAGCCtgaacctcggtcatggcctcgattatggcatcgagcctggtccttcgatcatagccttgatcatagcatcgagcctgagccttcgattgtgaccctcgatcttgggtctcgatcatggccctcgagcattgccttcaatcatggccctcgagctggaccttcgatcatggcttcaatactgagcctcgtccctggcttcacCTTAGGAcgtcgaccctgagctcgatcacaacccaaaaATATCCAGCAGAAGGAACAATTGCTCCAGCTTTTTAAGTCATATttgtgatccgttaaccatccgcaactcacccgaggacctcgggacctcaaccaattatactaaaaagtcctaaaacaccatacaaacttatttgaaacctcaaatcacataaaactacGTTAAAACTACaaatactccaattcaagcttaatgaaacttaaaatttccaacttttacattcgattacgaaacctatcaaatcaacaccgattgacctcaaatgttgcacacaagtcataaatgacatagcggagctatgaaaattttcagaactggattccgaccccgaatGTTCTGATTTcaatccaaacacttccaaatctcgaaccaaccatccccgcaagtcataaatcatttatttttatttttttagcctaatggctaatatatatatatataatcccaaaatgggtccaatgcttacaagatgtccaaactaaaatagaagttgcatgaagctactagctattaaaaaagatagaaaagctaaaatctaatgaactaactattacaacatgataagttgaatgcttccttcttctattagtgtatgtgaatctaattgtcattggcaaataccaagaagcacctatcaagctctcaccacGGGCTAGGGTATattgtccataggctaaaatgaattccaaacatctccaccggAGAGTTAAAGTCCGCATCGTCCTCCAAGTgtcgctactatatgatctccatatgcagtggaataattttgttcaagtattaatcatgtgctcactcatcaagattaatgtgttgaagaggagcctggctttaggcaggctttgcaaggtaaaatccaggcttgagctggctttaggcaggctttacaaggcaaaggccaggcatgcgctggctttaggcaggatttgcaaggcaaaagccaggcttgagctagctttaggcaggctttgcaggccaaagaccaggcgtgagctggctttaggTAGGCTTTACAAGGAAAAAGTCAGGCATGAGCTAgctttagccaggctttacaaggcaaaagacaggcatgagctggctttaggctagctttacaaggcaaaagtcAGGAATGATCTGGCTTTAAGTAGACTTTGCAAAGAAAAGGCCAGCCTTTGAGAatgtgcctttttgtgatcttgtaagctcagatccttccctactaggaactttaatgtagacatcattGAAAACATTGGTAAACCATCCTCATATTGAGCttgaaagcatgctaataccattgagaaatgattcaacaatctccaaaaataccatacgaTGGGTTTAgcattttccttagcatttggacatatcagtttgtgcagagtccaatcttgtgaagccatcagtctggTGTTCAtctctttgctatcctaatcCTAAGGCTAGGTGActgagatttgtctagattgatcaacctcctccatgtactaggcagttcagagaatgaataaaactcagatgtacctgcaaaagagaacacaatgttagctataacatccgccactgagttgccttctctgagcacatgttgaaagatcacattgaagttgtccttcatctcaataattttcttcacatcctgtgcaattacccaaggaggatctcattccccttctatcgccttcttcatcaccaatgaattAGTCTCTAGTATGAGAGGTTGAAAatcatgctccacacaatattccaacccttgaagaatagccttagcttcaTCCACCACATTAGTTTTCACTCCCAAGTCTACTAccctagcatacaccacatcaccttcatcatccctcatacaaaagcctagggagctaggtccaggattgccctttgaagctccatcagtattacatttgtaccaaccatgacAAGGAAGCTGTgatgttactcttgtagtgatcaatataggtttatatccttcaaagtattgaataATGTAtggccataacaatggaatattagggatccaagaatacctcacccttgccagttgatgcaatgtcctatttatatcatgaatcaccctatttgtggacatTGAACCACCATGTTTACCTACATTTCTTCTCTTCCACTGCTCCCAATTGATGATAGCTGGTATtgcttgaaatagtggctttaacttcggacaacactgagcataccaccaatgccttataatctgcttcaattgaatcaattgcacaaaaattccagcagcccccatgaacaagttccataccttagaggaagtaggacttgtgacaaatatatgctcaatggattcctcttggggctgctgacaacaccaacacctagacatcaccatttgcctttgcctcctccacatgtcatcgggggctattttctgcctccataatctccacaagaagaaggatatcttgaatggtaaacctttaatccacattaacttgaattcctgattaggatctgccctatgccttaatatttgccaagcacttctaacactgaacttgcctgaaggagttggcatccagtatggcttatcccaatatccctcactgctttcatagtgcacatttagccttatttgtcctgcaatttcctcattgaaagtttgatctagcagctGATCATCCCATGTTTCCCCTTGCCGCAGTTCTTCCACCTCCTGAAGACCTTCATTTATTGGAAAATCTTCAGGTAATACatgataaagtgcacccaatccagtccaattttcatgccaaatattagttgttccactcttcaattaccatacgatctcatgttcaacttcttccctagcattcagcatttgtctccaaacatgagaccctcccctaaaatgcaCCACAGTTGGTGGCTCCTTCTTGCAATAattattccacatgaaattagaccacaaagattttgtggtcctaaacctccaccatagtttagcaaacagttcccttgagacatcatttaaggacctaaaacctagCGCCCCTTCCTCTTTAGAAAGGAAAAGATTTTGCCATGAAGCCCAGTGTCTGCTTTtcccttcttcctttgtgctccaaaagaacctagcaaaagtcttatgtagatgcccTAAGATGTTGTTTGAtggatcaaggactgataacatgtgaaTTGGCGtactttgcaacacactagagatgagtgttgcctttcctccaaatgacagcagttttcctttccatgaatgcaatttagccttcaccttcttgataagatcctcataatagtccttcctccttctagtgtaaaaaataggacaccctagatatgtgaaCAGGAATTGACCTCTTGCAAATCCTTTAATAGCTCCAACTGCCTGAAACAATCCATTAGCAACATTTGAATacatgtagtatgaactcttatctttgttgatcatctgagctgatatcttctcatagttccccaacactgccataatcttgctcaaagaGGGAGGATGAGCAGATGCAAATATTATCGTATCATCAGCATGTGCCAAGTGTTTTAAAGAATCATACCACTTAGGCcttccaaatcccacaaatgacttttcttcaaaaagcttattcaaagacctggaaagtacctcagctgacagaatgaacaatgctggagataggggatccccttgtttcacaccccttgtcgacttaaagaacaatgaggactgcccattcaccaatactgaataccagcattcataaatcatttaaagcacattcaggaagttttatttaggagaacggggttctaaaaggaaaaatgaccggttgggtcgttacagggaGAATGTAACTATCCGACTTGTCGGTTTATGAATTTACGCCCCGTACAACAACTTAAGGTCCAGAAGAATTTCATAATACGTATTATGACATGCGTGTGTGGTTGAGtatggttttcggatgatttggGATCAAATTGGGAGAATAATTCTTAATTAAGAAGCTTCAAAGAAAATAGTTGACCAGAGAgtcgacttttgagcaaacgactctagaatggaatttttatgattccaatatttccgtatggtgattttcgaCTTAGAAATGTgaccggatatttatttggaagtccgtagttgattttggcttgaaatggaaaaAGTTGGAAATGGa
Protein-coding sequences here:
- the LOC138899360 gene encoding uncharacterized protein; translation: MAVLGNYEKISAQMINKDKSSYYMYSNVANGLFQAVGAIKGFARGKLLSFGGKATLISSVLQSTPIHMLSVLDPSNNILGHLHKTFARFFWSTKEEGKSRHWASWQNLFLSKEEGALGFRSLNDVSRELFAKLWWRFRTTKSLWSNFMWNNYCKKEPPTVVHFRGGSHVWRQMLNAREEVEHEIIIRHWWYAQCCPKLKPLFQAIPAIINWEQWKRRNVGKHGGSMSTNRVIHDINRTLHQLARVRYSWIPNIPLLWPYIIQYFEGYKPILITTRVTSQLPCHGWYKCNTDGASKGNPGPSSLGFCMRDDEGDVVYARVVDLGVKTNVVDEAKAILQGLEYCVEHDFQPLILETNSLVMKKAIEGE